In Hyphomicrobiales bacterium, a genomic segment contains:
- a CDS encoding alpha/beta hydrolase — MIYFLIPLVVFAAFLVMLVLYSRRRAREINTLFPPLGQFQKTNDLSVHYVDKPAANVDAPVVVFLHGASGNLRDPYFAFGERLDGKVRQIFIDRPGHGWSERGKGDFSTPLLQARHILSFLDGLGVERAIFVGHSWSAVLAMTLGIMFPARVSALVLNAPVSHPWPGGINWYYNITALPVIGRVFAHLFSIPIGERQLMCATQKVFWPNKVPNYYYDDVGAGMVLVPSRFIANACDIARLRDFVVLLSPRYAEVKAPVTLITNDKDQVVLPWVHSDGLQKAVAHIKRIDLKNTGHMPHHAAPDVFVEEILLLAKQVCADQNENALELEEHS; from the coding sequence TTGATATATTTTCTTATTCCATTGGTGGTGTTCGCTGCCTTTCTCGTGATGTTGGTGCTTTATAGCCGCCGCCGCGCGAGAGAGATCAATACTCTCTTTCCACCTCTTGGTCAGTTTCAAAAAACAAATGATTTATCGGTGCATTATGTCGATAAACCTGCAGCGAACGTAGATGCTCCTGTTGTCGTTTTTTTGCACGGTGCTAGCGGTAATTTGCGTGACCCCTATTTTGCTTTTGGTGAGCGGCTTGATGGTAAGGTGCGGCAAATTTTTATTGACCGCCCGGGACATGGCTGGAGTGAACGCGGAAAAGGTGATTTTTCGACACCGCTTCTACAAGCGCGCCACATTTTGAGTTTTCTTGATGGGCTTGGTGTGGAGCGGGCCATTTTTGTAGGGCATTCATGGAGTGCTGTTCTTGCGATGACTTTGGGAATTATGTTCCCAGCCCGCGTGAGTGCTCTGGTATTAAACGCTCCAGTTAGTCATCCTTGGCCAGGGGGGATTAATTGGTATTATAATATTACAGCCTTACCAGTGATTGGACGTGTGTTTGCCCATCTATTTAGTATTCCAATTGGTGAACGCCAGCTTATGTGCGCAACACAAAAAGTATTTTGGCCTAACAAGGTGCCAAACTATTATTATGATGATGTGGGTGCTGGTATGGTTTTGGTACCAAGCAGATTTATCGCTAATGCTTGTGATATAGCGCGATTACGCGATTTTGTAGTCTTATTGTCTCCGCGCTACGCAGAGGTGAAGGCGCCCGTGACACTGATCACCAATGATAAGGATCAAGTGGTTTTACCGTGGGTTCATTCTGATGGCCTGCAGAAAGCGGTGGCTCATATCAAACGTATTGATTTAAAGAATACAGGCCATATGCCGCACCATGCGGCACCGGATGTTTTTGTTGAAGAAATACTCTTGCTAGCAAAGCAGGTGTGCGCCGATCAAAACGAGAATGCTCTTGAATTAGAAGAGCACTCTTGA
- the pyk gene encoding pyruvate kinase has protein sequence MRRERKVKIIATLGPASSSSERLRELFDAGVDTFRINMSHSSHDMLNELVAKIRTVETQCKRPIGILADLQGPKLRLAKFADEKIKLKVGDEFVLDSTDTPGDKSRVYLPHQEIFAAVEEGHALLLDDGKVRLRCLSNDGKRIVTKVEVGIALSSRKGISLPDTELPVGALTEKDLNDLNAALAAKVDWIALSFVQRPEDIAEARKIARGRVGIMTKVEKPQAVKRLTEIIELSDAIMVARGDLGVEMPLESVPGIQKRMVRAARRAGKPVVVATQMLESMITAPVPTRAEISDVATAVFEGADAVMLSAESAMGDFPVEAVQTMDRVAKQVEKDANYETTVHAQRAEPEATGADAISAAARQIANTLNLAAICCFTSSGSTGLRASRERPSTPIIALSPIPETARRLALVWGLHCVISEEAQNLDDMVDKACSVALSEGLARVGQRVIISAGVPLGTPGATNMLRVAFVGADGMAAI, from the coding sequence ATGAGACGTGAACGCAAGGTCAAGATTATAGCAACACTTGGACCCGCGTCTTCTTCATCGGAAAGACTCCGTGAATTGTTTGATGCCGGTGTTGATACATTTCGTATCAATATGAGCCATTCCAGCCATGACATGCTCAATGAACTTGTCGCCAAAATCAGAACTGTCGAAACGCAGTGCAAGCGCCCCATCGGTATACTTGCTGACTTGCAAGGCCCCAAGTTGCGCCTTGCAAAATTTGCGGATGAGAAAATTAAGCTGAAGGTCGGAGATGAATTCGTTCTCGATAGCACTGATACTCCAGGCGATAAATCACGCGTTTATCTACCGCATCAAGAAATTTTTGCAGCCGTAGAAGAAGGCCATGCACTCTTGCTTGATGACGGTAAGGTGCGGCTACGCTGTTTGAGTAATGACGGCAAACGAATTGTCACGAAAGTCGAAGTTGGCATCGCCTTATCAAGCAGAAAAGGTATCTCATTGCCAGACACCGAACTGCCCGTTGGTGCTTTGACCGAAAAAGACTTGAACGACCTCAATGCTGCCCTTGCTGCGAAAGTGGACTGGATTGCGCTTTCCTTTGTACAGCGCCCTGAAGATATCGCTGAAGCCCGCAAAATAGCGCGTGGTCGCGTGGGTATAATGACCAAGGTTGAAAAACCACAGGCCGTTAAACGCCTTACCGAAATTATCGAATTATCAGACGCCATCATGGTAGCACGTGGTGACCTTGGCGTTGAAATGCCTCTCGAGTCGGTGCCCGGCATTCAAAAACGTATGGTTCGCGCAGCGCGACGAGCCGGCAAACCTGTTGTTGTCGCAACGCAAATGCTTGAATCCATGATTACAGCACCCGTACCAACACGCGCTGAAATTTCCGACGTTGCAACAGCTGTCTTTGAAGGTGCTGACGCTGTCATGCTTTCGGCTGAATCCGCTATGGGTGATTTTCCTGTAGAGGCAGTGCAAACTATGGACCGCGTTGCTAAGCAAGTCGAGAAAGATGCTAATTACGAAACCACCGTTCATGCCCAACGCGCCGAGCCAGAAGCAACGGGTGCTGATGCCATTTCAGCAGCAGCCCGCCAAATTGCAAATACCCTTAATCTTGCGGCTATTTGTTGTTTCACCTCATCTGGCTCCACCGGTCTGCGCGCCTCTCGTGAACGCCCATCAACGCCTATCATTGCGTTATCACCCATTCCAGAAACCGCCCGTCGTCTCGCCCTTGTATGGGGCTTGCACTGTGTGATCAGCGAAGAAGCACAAAATCTCGATGACATGGTTGACAAAGCTTGCAGCGTTGCTCTCAGTGAGGGTCTTGCGCGAGTTGGGCAACGCGTGATTATTTCAGCCGGTGTTCCGCTTGGCACACCAGGAGCAACAAACATGCTGCGTGTTGCCTTTGTCGGCGCTGACGGAATGGCTGCTATATAA
- a CDS encoding DUF1036 domain-containing protein, translated as MVIAAALGMTAFSFDEARADLRLCNKTDSKISVAIGYKGEEGWRTEGWWNFTPGVGANSCKVLLAGPLRSRFYYVYALDITNGGEWGGEAKLCTHKKEFTIDGIKECIPRGYEQTGFFEVDTGKQEIWTIQLTDPDKDGK; from the coding sequence ATGGTGATTGCAGCTGCACTCGGCATGACAGCTTTTTCATTCGACGAAGCTAGAGCCGACTTGAGGCTTTGCAATAAGACAGATAGTAAGATTAGTGTAGCTATTGGCTACAAAGGCGAAGAAGGATGGCGAACCGAAGGCTGGTGGAATTTCACACCAGGTGTAGGCGCCAATTCATGCAAAGTGTTGTTAGCAGGCCCACTGCGCTCCCGCTTTTATTATGTCTATGCCTTAGACATAACCAACGGTGGAGAATGGGGCGGCGAAGCAAAGCTTTGCACACACAAAAAAGAATTTACTATTGATGGGATCAAAGAATGCATCCCACGTGGTTATGAACAAACAGGCTTTTTTGAAGTCGATACAGGCAAGCAGGAAATCTGGACAATCCAGTTGACTGACCCAGACAAAGACGGGAAATAA
- a CDS encoding DUF1244 domain-containing protein, with product MSNIDDKTRTELEAAAFRRLRDHLQERTDVQNIDMMNLSGFCRNCLSRWYGEAAESVGITLSKDEAREIVYGMPYSQWRDKYQTEASDEQKAAFSKNPPQH from the coding sequence ATGAGTAATATTGATGATAAAACCCGCACTGAACTTGAGGCTGCCGCGTTCAGGCGTTTGCGGGATCATTTGCAAGAACGCACTGATGTACAAAATATTGATATGATGAACTTGAGCGGGTTTTGCCGCAACTGTTTGTCTCGTTGGTATGGTGAGGCGGCGGAGAGCGTTGGTATTACTCTTTCTAAGGATGAGGCTCGCGAAATCGTTTACGGTATGCCCTACAGTCAATGGCGTGATAAATATCAGACCGAAGCAAGTGACGAGCAAAAAGCGGCATTTAGCAAGAATCCTCCACAGCATTAA
- a CDS encoding DUF2312 domain-containing protein — MSDIGGVAGDQLRTIVERVERLEEEKKTIAEDIKEVYAEAKANGFDTKILRKVVSLRKVEAAERQEQEAILDLYMAALGMVPSSMDDE; from the coding sequence ATGTCAGATATTGGCGGTGTTGCGGGCGATCAACTACGAACGATTGTTGAGCGCGTTGAGCGGCTTGAAGAAGAAAAGAAGACGATTGCCGAGGACATTAAGGAAGTCTATGCCGAGGCGAAAGCCAATGGCTTTGATACCAAGATACTACGCAAAGTTGTCAGCTTGCGAAAAGTTGAAGCAGCCGAGCGTCAGGAACAAGAAGCAATACTTGATCTCTATATGGCAGCTCTCGGTATGGTTCCATCCTCAATGGATGACGAATAG
- a CDS encoding DUF882 domain-containing protein, whose product MSRFSMNPFHFCGKAIRKAAHVALVSVISAAFIIAPFPQSGPTEAHAGRGDRTLWLHFTHTGEEKKITFRRNGKYDPAGIKALQWIVRDWRRNEATKMDPRLFDLVWSIYQEAGATKAIRVVSGFRSKKTNDKLRRRSRGVAKTSQHTAGRAMDFYIPGVPVKRLREIGLKMQVGGVGYYPGSKTPFVHMDTGNVRHWPRMTPKQVARLFPDGKTLHKDTRGRHAKGYAAALNDYKKRQTKVIQPLSKSKRTRIASNEKKQKKNGGLLAGLFNGNKKPKKPKVIASSVAKPTVTKTRPAVAAASKASAITPTIISNKPAQPDTTPIPSRIGRPDPVVPDPVVVAQIPAPRAVPSELREQFAPAQSIVIAEAPSPIVRPASTQDVPVADQPQVIVAKANIPPESLPRPRAIDTTKTAALTRKDFDVPTPQVVKNRLANTPDPTRLVLNDKLTNPVESAPTSRSNTTLAYANETTPEDNLPQLDAREFNSRFGQVQAKNSDVNQVPTKVIKDLTASERFAALEIQEEKSTFSLDDIGIKSNERKLALRKSLGFLKSDDVTTNNQPVEVASIEPNTPPIVSSALADAAIRKTPQLQKQAVTNKSASKPKQKARSLTNATGAFAFDGERKQVVRTLLTDASMFDVTVGNLELPKPNHMPSLFVQPIRAFAGSFSTANIRVETNGFTGDAITITPTLDFERASKVRLGWLSR is encoded by the coding sequence ATGAGCCGTTTTTCTATGAATCCATTTCATTTTTGTGGCAAAGCAATACGGAAAGCAGCTCACGTAGCACTTGTTTCCGTGATTAGTGCTGCTTTCATCATTGCGCCTTTTCCACAATCAGGACCAACCGAAGCTCATGCTGGCAGAGGTGACCGCACCTTGTGGCTACATTTCACCCATACAGGTGAAGAAAAGAAAATTACATTCCGCCGCAACGGAAAATACGACCCTGCAGGCATCAAAGCACTACAGTGGATCGTTCGTGACTGGCGTCGCAATGAAGCGACCAAAATGGACCCTCGCCTTTTTGACCTAGTCTGGTCTATTTATCAGGAAGCAGGTGCAACAAAGGCCATCCGTGTCGTCTCTGGATTTCGCTCAAAGAAAACTAATGATAAACTTCGCCGTCGCTCGCGCGGTGTTGCTAAAACCAGCCAACATACGGCTGGACGCGCAATGGATTTCTATATTCCCGGCGTCCCTGTTAAAAGACTGCGTGAAATTGGTTTAAAAATGCAGGTCGGCGGTGTTGGATATTATCCAGGTTCCAAAACACCTTTCGTTCACATGGATACTGGCAACGTACGTCATTGGCCGCGCATGACACCTAAACAAGTGGCAAGGCTCTTCCCAGACGGCAAAACGCTCCATAAGGACACAAGAGGTCGCCACGCCAAAGGATATGCTGCAGCACTGAATGACTATAAAAAGCGTCAAACAAAAGTTATTCAGCCGCTTTCAAAATCCAAACGCACACGTATTGCGTCTAATGAAAAGAAACAAAAGAAAAATGGCGGCCTTTTGGCTGGACTATTTAATGGTAATAAAAAGCCTAAAAAGCCAAAAGTTATCGCTTCATCAGTTGCAAAGCCAACTGTTACCAAAACCAGACCAGCCGTTGCCGCAGCAAGCAAAGCGTCAGCTATAACACCGACAATTATATCCAATAAACCCGCCCAACCGGATACGACACCAATACCATCGCGTATTGGCCGACCTGATCCTGTGGTGCCTGATCCTGTGGTGGTTGCACAAATACCAGCGCCCCGCGCTGTACCAAGTGAACTACGCGAACAATTTGCACCAGCGCAATCAATTGTTATTGCCGAAGCGCCATCGCCTATCGTTCGCCCAGCAAGCACACAGGACGTGCCGGTCGCAGATCAACCACAAGTTATCGTAGCAAAAGCAAATATCCCTCCGGAAAGCTTACCTCGCCCCCGCGCGATTGACACAACAAAAACCGCAGCTCTTACACGCAAAGATTTTGATGTTCCAACCCCACAAGTCGTCAAAAATCGCCTTGCAAATACGCCTGATCCAACACGCTTGGTATTGAACGATAAACTTACAAACCCAGTTGAATCAGCCCCGACATCAAGGTCGAACACAACGCTGGCCTACGCTAATGAAACGACGCCAGAAGATAATCTGCCACAACTTGATGCAAGAGAATTCAATAGTCGCTTTGGTCAAGTTCAAGCAAAAAATTCAGACGTGAATCAGGTCCCAACAAAGGTCATCAAAGATCTAACAGCATCTGAGCGCTTCGCAGCATTGGAAATACAGGAAGAAAAATCAACATTTTCTTTGGACGATATTGGCATCAAGTCGAATGAACGCAAACTAGCATTACGCAAGTCGCTTGGCTTTTTGAAAAGTGACGACGTGACAACAAATAATCAACCGGTTGAAGTTGCCTCTATTGAGCCTAATACGCCGCCAATCGTATCATCAGCCCTCGCTGATGCAGCAATCAGAAAAACGCCTCAATTGCAAAAACAAGCGGTTACAAACAAATCCGCATCCAAACCAAAACAAAAAGCCCGCTCACTCACTAATGCAACAGGAGCTTTTGCATTTGATGGAGAACGCAAACAAGTTGTCAGGACATTGCTAACAGACGCATCTATGTTTGATGTGACGGTCGGAAATTTGGAGCTACCAAAACCGAACCATATGCCAAGTCTCTTTGTACAGCCTATCCGTGCCTTCGCCGGTTCATTCTCAACAGCAAATATAAGAGTAGAGACAAACGGCTTCACGGGTGATGCAATCACAATCACACCTACATTGGATTTTGAACGCGCATCAAAAGTACGCCTTGGCTGGTTATCTCGCTAG
- a CDS encoding L,D-transpeptidase family protein: MNSRSKFILSTAVALAWSTLGIANEIQFADKNGTIKTQIQAQTSETDQITTASLATPLPSVTKVFGPKRPAPKTQDHSINRDEEPDSSLAENQQKPNNPFVYGPQKEPQTAQEAPAGLDAPATNELAEAPIVKTPVSNLELSKAIEEAVGQKITSKIKLERKDIAAVNGYYTDHSFEPLWINEGALTPQAKSLMQHLSKAGEDGLDSRDYAVETPLDTKDAATLASFEISLSKALLHYARDAQAGRVVPSSLSRDFKLRPVYPDPSAVMLKLATSTDKVTAIASYNPTHDGYKALRQELIKLSSLNEVSDNVIVPSGEPMYEGFRGERVKALRERLNIPVLADEESEHFDATVKRAVKAFQTENNLIADGITGPKTLRAMNGAQLNRIPDIIANMERWRWMPRDLGELHVVANVPSYNVTIMKNGEKIHRTRTVVGKTKHKTPIFSDEMEFVVVNPYWNVPYSIASKELLPNIRANPGYVRSRNYEILSGGRVINPTSVNWNENSFKRLRIRQRPGGRNALGNVKFLFPNDYAIYFHDTPSKSLFQRASRAFSHGCVRIHNPFEFGDVLLKQSKGWKNGSLKKMVGGKEKWIKLKKDERIPVHITYFTAVSDAGGDISYKSDVYGHNTRLKRALGLI; encoded by the coding sequence ATGAATTCGCGCTCTAAATTCATCCTCAGCACTGCAGTAGCGCTTGCTTGGTCAACGCTTGGCATAGCAAATGAAATTCAATTTGCTGACAAAAATGGCACAATCAAAACTCAGATTCAGGCACAAACCTCTGAAACAGATCAGATCACAACCGCATCTCTGGCAACCCCGCTGCCTTCAGTAACCAAAGTTTTTGGACCAAAACGGCCAGCCCCAAAAACGCAAGATCATTCTATAAACCGTGATGAAGAACCTGATTCATCCCTTGCCGAGAACCAACAAAAACCTAATAATCCATTTGTGTATGGCCCACAGAAAGAGCCTCAAACAGCGCAAGAAGCTCCTGCAGGGTTGGACGCTCCAGCAACCAATGAACTAGCAGAAGCGCCTATTGTCAAAACACCAGTTTCAAATCTGGAACTATCTAAAGCGATTGAAGAAGCTGTCGGCCAAAAAATAACATCAAAAATCAAACTTGAGCGCAAAGATATCGCAGCAGTCAATGGATATTACACTGACCACAGCTTTGAGCCGCTATGGATTAATGAAGGCGCGCTAACTCCACAAGCAAAGTCCTTGATGCAACACCTTTCTAAAGCTGGTGAAGACGGTCTGGACTCTCGTGATTATGCTGTTGAAACGCCCCTCGACACAAAAGATGCTGCCACTTTAGCTTCTTTTGAAATTTCTTTGAGCAAAGCTCTCCTGCATTACGCCCGTGATGCGCAAGCGGGTCGGGTCGTGCCGAGTTCTCTTAGCCGCGATTTCAAGCTGCGTCCTGTTTACCCTGATCCAAGTGCGGTTATGTTAAAATTAGCGACCAGCACAGACAAAGTGACTGCAATCGCAAGCTATAACCCAACCCATGATGGCTATAAAGCGCTACGACAAGAACTGATTAAACTGAGCTCACTAAATGAAGTGAGCGATAATGTCATCGTTCCTTCAGGTGAACCAATGTATGAAGGTTTCCGTGGCGAGCGCGTCAAAGCCCTGCGTGAGAGACTGAATATTCCGGTTCTTGCCGATGAAGAGTCTGAACATTTTGACGCAACAGTCAAAAGAGCCGTCAAAGCCTTTCAGACAGAAAATAATCTAATTGCAGACGGTATCACGGGCCCTAAAACACTGCGTGCCATGAACGGTGCACAACTTAACCGTATCCCTGATATTATAGCCAATATGGAGCGCTGGCGCTGGATGCCGCGCGATCTTGGTGAGCTACATGTTGTGGCAAATGTGCCCTCTTACAATGTAACCATCATGAAAAACGGTGAGAAAATTCATCGCACCCGTACCGTTGTTGGCAAAACCAAACACAAGACGCCAATTTTTTCTGATGAGATGGAGTTTGTCGTCGTTAACCCCTATTGGAATGTACCCTATTCCATTGCCTCAAAAGAACTTCTGCCAAATATCCGCGCTAACCCTGGCTATGTGCGCAGCAGAAATTATGAAATCTTGTCTGGCGGGCGCGTCATCAATCCAACATCTGTGAATTGGAATGAAAACAGTTTCAAACGTCTCCGCATTCGCCAGCGCCCCGGTGGCCGCAATGCGCTAGGTAACGTCAAATTTCTATTCCCAAATGACTACGCAATCTACTTTCATGACACCCCATCAAAAAGTCTGTTTCAGCGGGCAAGTCGTGCTTTCAGCCATGGTTGCGTGCGAATTCACAACCCATTCGAGTTTGGCGACGTGCTCTTGAAACAATCCAAAGGATGGAAAAACGGGTCTTTGAAAAAAATGGTTGGCGGCAAAGAAAAATGGATAAAGCTCAAAAAAGATGAGCGTATTCCAGTCCACATCACTTATTTCACTGCTGTTTCCGATGCTGGTGGTGATATCTCATACAAATCGGATGTTTACGGTCATAACACGCGCCTAAAACGTGCTTTAGGGCTCATTTAA
- a CDS encoding sigma-54 dependent transcriptional regulator: MKINILIVDDDPVQRRLLEAAIEKFGYQSVSAEGGQEALDLLDEQDFSLIILDLVMPDLDGMAVLERLRKAKSNLPVIVQTSQGGIDTVVSAMRAGAYDFAVKPVSPERLHVSIQNALTRNTLENELQRVKRSVSGELTFKDVITSSPRMQKVIDLGERAAHSTIPILLEGESGVGKEMIARAIQGTSNRRAKPFITVNCGAIPENLVESILFGHEKGAFTGATEKQIGKFQEADGGTLFLDEIGELPLDVQVKLLRAVQEGEVDPVGGRKPVKVDIRIISATNRSLIDMVKEGTFREDLYYRLNVFPITIPALRDHREDVPQLAFHFTARFAAEEGRRHIKGITKHALDMLGAFNWPGNIRQLENAVFRAVVLCDGTELTPAEFPQITSAMSELGYSKTPMPTYSPTQNMWPEFSSDDPNIIGANEGQHVPSETELDEAMLLMDRTDNIRTLEELEADIIKTAYNHYNGQMSEIARRLGIGRSTLYRKMREYNIGENDENAA; encoded by the coding sequence ATGAAGATTAACATTCTGATTGTCGATGATGATCCTGTACAACGTCGTCTTCTCGAAGCTGCAATCGAAAAATTTGGCTATCAATCAGTGAGCGCTGAAGGTGGCCAAGAAGCGCTTGATCTTTTAGATGAGCAAGATTTTTCCCTAATCATACTCGATCTCGTGATGCCAGACCTTGATGGCATGGCCGTTCTCGAGCGTCTTCGCAAAGCTAAATCAAATCTACCGGTTATAGTGCAAACCAGCCAAGGTGGTATTGACACAGTGGTCAGCGCTATGCGCGCAGGCGCCTATGACTTTGCAGTCAAACCTGTCTCTCCAGAGCGCCTTCACGTCTCCATACAAAACGCCCTCACCCGAAATACCCTTGAAAACGAATTACAGCGTGTCAAAAGATCTGTTTCAGGCGAGTTGACATTCAAAGATGTCATCACCAGCAGCCCGCGCATGCAAAAGGTAATTGACCTTGGCGAACGCGCTGCCCATTCCACAATTCCCATCTTGCTTGAAGGTGAATCAGGTGTTGGCAAGGAGATGATCGCACGCGCGATCCAAGGCACATCGAACCGCCGAGCCAAACCCTTTATCACGGTCAATTGTGGGGCGATTCCTGAAAATTTGGTTGAATCTATTTTGTTCGGCCATGAAAAAGGAGCTTTTACAGGTGCAACCGAGAAACAAATCGGTAAGTTTCAAGAAGCCGATGGCGGCACATTATTTCTCGATGAGATAGGCGAATTACCTCTCGATGTGCAGGTAAAACTTCTACGCGCTGTTCAAGAAGGTGAAGTTGATCCCGTTGGCGGCCGCAAACCTGTGAAGGTAGATATTCGCATCATATCAGCTACCAACCGCAGCCTGATTGATATGGTGAAAGAAGGCACATTTAGAGAAGACCTCTATTATCGACTGAATGTTTTTCCCATCACAATACCGGCGCTGCGAGATCACCGAGAAGATGTTCCACAACTCGCCTTCCATTTCACCGCGCGCTTTGCCGCAGAAGAAGGCAGACGTCACATAAAAGGCATCACGAAACACGCGCTTGATATGCTAGGTGCATTCAACTGGCCCGGCAACATCCGACAGCTGGAAAATGCCGTTTTCCGCGCAGTTGTACTTTGCGATGGCACTGAATTAACGCCCGCTGAATTTCCACAAATCACTTCAGCTATGAGTGAGCTTGGCTATAGCAAAACCCCAATGCCAACTTATTCCCCTACCCAGAATATGTGGCCTGAATTCAGCTCCGATGATCCCAATATTATCGGAGCAAACGAAGGGCAGCATGTTCCAAGTGAAACTGAGCTCGATGAAGCCATGCTGCTGATGGATCGAACAGATAATATTCGCACTCTAGAAGAGCTTGAAGCTGATATCATCAAGACCGCTTATAACCATTACAATGGTCAAATGTCAGAAATTGCCCGCCGCCTCGGTATTGGTCGCTCTACGCTTTATCGCAAGATGCGAGAATATAATATTGGTGAGAACGACGAAAATGCGGCATAG
- a CDS encoding M3 family oligoendopeptidase, producing MAAATKAPTQGAGTLDALGDLPEWNLSDLYDSIGSDTILRDLEGVTAGAESFANSYRGALSGLAKNDPDGLLTAVRSFEEIQDKLGRIGSFAGLSYASNTTDPEIAKFYGDMNEKLTAISSNLLFFGLELNIIDDELIEAALTHSGLAHYRPWFEDLRLDKPYQLSEKIEELFHEKSITGRGAFNRLFDETMAGLRFDVDGEELALEQTLNKLVSPDGEIRKKAADALGKVFKANIRLFTLITNTLSKDKEISDRWRGFEDVADSRHLANRVERDVVDALEKAVSDAYPRLSHRYYAMKAKWLGMEKLNHWDRNAPLPREDHSVISWDEARDTVLSAYGGFSHEMRDIAKDFFDKGWIDAPVREGKAPGAFSHPTVPSAHPYVLMNYQGKTRDVMTLAHELGHGVHQVLAGPQGALMAPTPLTLAETASVFGEMLTFRALLAQKENAAERKIMLASKVEDMLNTVVRQIAFYTFERRIHTARREGELTSDQINEIWMGVQRESLGDAVKFGEGYETFWTYIPHFIHSPFYVYAYAFGDCLVNSLYAVYEDAEEGFQEKYFELLKAGGTKHHSQLLAPFGLDASDPAFWQKGLSLLEGFIDELEALDAAST from the coding sequence ATTGCTGCTGCTACAAAAGCCCCAACACAAGGAGCTGGTACTTTGGATGCCCTTGGGGATCTGCCGGAATGGAACTTAAGCGATCTTTATGATTCAATCGGTTCTGATACGATTTTACGCGATCTCGAAGGGGTAACAGCGGGGGCTGAGAGTTTTGCGAATAGTTATCGCGGGGCGCTTTCTGGTCTTGCAAAAAATGACCCGGATGGGCTTTTAACAGCTGTGCGCAGTTTTGAGGAAATACAAGATAAGCTCGGGCGCATTGGTTCTTTCGCCGGTCTTTCATATGCGAGTAATACGACCGATCCAGAAATTGCTAAGTTTTACGGCGACATGAATGAAAAGCTTACGGCTATCAGCTCTAATCTTTTATTCTTTGGTCTTGAACTCAACATCATTGATGATGAGCTTATTGAGGCGGCGCTCACTCATTCGGGTCTTGCGCATTACCGGCCTTGGTTTGAAGACTTGAGACTTGATAAGCCTTATCAATTGAGTGAGAAAATTGAAGAGTTATTTCATGAGAAATCAATAACAGGGCGCGGTGCTTTTAATCGACTGTTTGATGAGACAATGGCCGGTCTTCGCTTTGATGTTGATGGTGAAGAACTGGCGCTTGAGCAAACGTTGAACAAATTGGTCAGCCCTGATGGGGAGATCCGTAAAAAAGCGGCTGATGCATTGGGTAAGGTATTTAAAGCGAATATTCGGCTTTTCACCTTAATTACAAATACGCTTTCTAAAGATAAGGAAATTTCTGATCGCTGGCGTGGTTTTGAAGATGTTGCGGACAGTCGGCATCTTGCAAACCGTGTGGAGCGCGATGTGGTGGATGCATTAGAAAAGGCAGTTTCAGACGCCTATCCGCGCTTGTCGCACCGCTATTATGCGATGAAAGCCAAATGGTTAGGGATGGAAAAACTCAATCACTGGGACCGCAATGCGCCTTTGCCGCGTGAAGACCATTCTGTAATTTCATGGGATGAGGCGCGCGATACGGTGCTTTCAGCTTACGGCGGTTTTTCCCATGAAATGCGCGATATTGCGAAAGATTTTTTTGATAAAGGCTGGATTGATGCACCCGTGCGTGAAGGCAAGGCGCCTGGCGCCTTTTCACACCCGACCGTGCCGAGCGCTCATCCTTATGTATTGATGAATTATCAAGGCAAAACCCGCGATGTGATGACCTTGGCACATGAACTTGGCCATGGGGTGCATCAGGTGCTAGCCGGCCCTCAAGGGGCGCTCATGGCACCGACACCGCTGACCTTGGCGGAGACGGCCAGTGTGTTTGGTGAAATGTTGACTTTCCGCGCGCTGCTTGCACAAAAAGAAAATGCAGCTGAGCGTAAAATCATGCTCGCCTCCAAAGTCGAGGATATGCTCAATACGGTGGTGCGGCAAATTGCGTTTTATACGTTTGAGCGCCGTATTCACACAGCGCGACGAGAGGGGGAGCTGACCTCTGATCAGATCAATGAAATATGGATGGGCGTGCAGAGAGAAAGTCTAGGGGACGCTGTTAAATTTGGCGAAGGATATGAGACCTTTTGGACCTATATCCCGCATTTCATTCATTCGCCCTTTTATGTTTACGCTTATGCGTTTGGCGACTGTCTCGTGAATTCGCTCTATGCGGTTTATGAAGATGCTGAAGAAGGGTTCCAAGAGAAATATTTTGAGCTTTTGAAAGCTGGCGGCACAAAGCATCATTCACAGCTTCTTGCACCCTTTGGTCTTGATGCGAGCGATCCTGCTTTTTGGCAAAAAGGGTTGTCTTTACTTGAAGGGTTTATTGATGAGTTGGAAGCACTTGATGCGGCGTCTACATGA